actatttattttttaataatttttttaatacaaattacacatataatttgctaaattatattatttttttaattaattaatatattaactaatttactcaacaagtcaacatttatataatatataataacatagatagTTCAAATATATTTCATTTAACTAAGATTGTTTTATAAATCTTCAACATATAAACTTTAAAGTACAAACTAACAAGATACATTGAAGAACCCTAATGAACTAGATAGAAGCTTCTCATAAGTGCCACACCTGAAAAGACCACCAACCAAAAAATACTAGTTTAAGAAACAATATTTGTTTCAATATGTATGCGATGCTTTTGTAGCAAtgtggctggtgcacgaaattgtgatctcaatggcgccaacaacttggtatgcacaattgtaatctcaactctttttcacaatttcgcacaactaaccagcaagtgcactgggtcgtccaaataataaaccttacgtgagtaagggtcaatcccacggagattgtcagcttgaagcatgctatggtcatcttgtaaatctcagtcaaacggattcaaatggttatagagttttgataattaaaaagataaataaaacgtaaaataaagatagagatacttatgtaaatcattggtgggaattttagctaagtgtatggagatgctttatcccttttgaatctctgctttcctactgccttcgtccaatccttcatactcctttctatgacaagctgtgtgttgggtgtcaccgttgtcaacggctacttcccgtcctctcagtgaaaatggtcctctacggtttctgtacggctaattaactgtcggattgctcgtctcggatgaaaaataccatgcacagatatcgtatggctaatcagctgttggttctcgatcgtgtaggaataggatttactatccttttgcatctgtcaccacgccctacagtcgcgagtttgaagctcgtcacagtcatcccatcccagatcctactcggaataccacagacaaggtttagactttccggatctcaggaatgctgccaatgggttctagcctataccacgaagactctaatcttggattcagatgccccattgttagAGGGGAGTCGATATGAATCGTTgactagaaacccaagagatatacattcaagcttgttttcatgtagaacggaagtggttgtcaatcacgcgttcataagtgagaatggtgatgagtgtcacataatcatcacattcatatgtTGCGATACGTGGCACAAACGGACATGTGGCTAAATAGCATTGTGACACATGGCATAACCATCCACATCAGCATGCCATGTGTCATTGGTCACCATATCATCATACTATTACACGTGGCCAAACTATGGAGTGACACATGTTACTaacaacccaagttatcaagtcatgtcatcacgtcgttaatgaaaAATGGACCATAACTAATGTGATACATTTTTGTTAATCTCAAAATCATATATTATTGGTGCAATTAAAATCTCTACAATAATTTTAATACACAACACTAgtctcaaaaattattttagggTTTAACTCACGtaacatatatataaattaaataattaaagagtTAATAGTAATTAATAAACTTTTGCACCTTTTGACTATTAATTTGGTTCGAACCCCAAGCCTAATCATAACCTTGATGATGCATGCACTTACTAActtgtaattaataataaaatgtgCATGCACTGTTAATAAGAATTATAATAATTAGCTTATCCAAAATACTAGTAACAACCAAAATCAGCTttcatttattattctttttggGGGTGCAAATGTAACTGCCAACTAAAtcaagtagttaggtggtttaaAATTTGCAAGGTACAGATCATAAAAAGGCGAGATTATAtgtgttaattaattaatgacaTTGAAAGCTATAAAAAGTAACGATAATTTTAAGAGTTTATTAGTGTTCTAAGAATATATGATATATGATTACTTATTAAagctttttttattagtttaaattttataatgagtaattttatgatattattattaataaaatattttaaatatttttatttaataaataaaaataaatacattaaaatttaaacttcttatatttaaaaaaaaatttatcatctTAATATGTATCTTTAAAATATAAGTTAGATAAACTCTTGACACGTTAACATTTATCTAGTTGTTAGTTGTTGATGGGTCTCAGCATGGTGTTCTAATAATTATTCCATTCCAAAGACACTGACACTGCAACCATATAACTAATACTAATTATGATTATATATTCTTTTTGTCAACTATAGTTTGTAGTTGTAGAAAAGTGTTTCGACCAAGTGAGTGCAAATGTGCAATATCCAATGTTTAtatattatttgatgaatattggagagagagagagagagagagagagagagagagagagagagagagagagagagagagagagagagagagagagagagagagagagagagagagagagagagagagagagagagtatagcAATTTTTAGGTGAGTCAGCTTTTGTTGATGATAGGCCAAAATAAAGGGTTTGCCACTATTCTTATCACATGGTTCTTTTTTGTTGGTCGttatatattttacatattttttttatttgtcttatattttaaatatttaatattttttatatatgagaataaacaaatttaagaattgaattgtaaatttttttatcataaaaattttgatattatataataaaattatttatttctaaaattaaaactacgaaataaaaatacataaataatcatATATCGACTACACTTGGCACTCTTAATTTTATTCATTATTATGGGTTTTGAATTTTGAGTTCTTGACAGCTACTGATGCATGTTCTGCACTAAGGACTCTGAAAAAAGCAAACGTTATTATCATGTTAAATAAAGTGAAATTTCACAAAACATGGAGAAAAGAATTGCAATTAGAATTTGGAATACTCATTGCATATAGAGATTTGTACGTTTCTAACATATAGTCCTCCTTAATTGATAGGAATTATTCTGAGCTTTTTGCATTTGTGAAATAGGATTGAAGATTCGAGCCTTACCTTCCTTAAGTTGGCAattacttatatttatttataattaatatgtAAATCTCATGTCTGGTGAGAAATGGAATTGAAAGACACCTGTGATAATGAGCGAGCTTTAAGGATGGTTTTTCTCCGTGATGGTGTTTAATTAGGTTAACCACCCCTAATTAATTAttagctttcttcttttctttttcattttatataGTCTATCGTTTCATTAGTTCATATATTCATGCCACTTAAGTCAATGCCTAGAGTCAATGATCAAATCACATGCACTTCTTCGACTATTTTAACGACTAGAAATatttgaaaaacaataaaatcaacttaaatcagtttaaaattattttattttatatttattaattatttttaaaataaatacataatatcatTTGGTCCATGAATTTTGGTTGCAATTTATGAGCTAAACCATGCTGATGAAAGCCTAGATGAACTTATCAGCATGTAGCATGAATTAAAAATGAGAAAGTCTAGGTCCAGCAGAAATTGTGATAtatagccatcaattagccatcaaaaGTAAAATGAGTAATCCTGCATCATTGGATATAATCTCCTACCGTTAAATACACctatgatggctaattgatggttaTATATCACAATTTCTGCTGGCCCCTAGCACTCTTCATAAAAAATTTTGCGTGGGACATTttcgtttaaaaaaaaaatattatagtaaGATCTCTTacctttacaaaaataaaatatacaagtttcattgtttttatttgaacaaataaattctaaaaaatgtgataaaatgaCCTATATATCTTacttttataaagtttaaaaacTTTTAcgcaataaaatttttttttggacgaAAACGAccaacacaaaattttttaaaaacctgTCCTAATATatcctaaaaaattataattcactcatatttttataatgtcactctttatatattttttatattttcttttgtatgcatttaaaaaaaatattatcaaaataaataagaataatattatcattTTCCGATATCAATGGATCAACATCAATAGTTCAAGACTTTTTTTTAATCCGAATAAAATTAGGGTTCTTACAACTGATAAACCTTCAATGTACGATCCACGGCCCATAAAGCTACAAGAACAAGTGGAGTCCAAATACATAATAATGCAGAGAAAGCCCAATGTTAGCATGCTATCTTTAgtgtaaaaataacaaaaagatacCCTATTTTCTTGTCTGAcccaagcaaaaaaaaaaaaaacatgcagttgaaaataataacaaaaaaaataaaaaaataacaaaaacgtcactaagaaaaacataaaaaaagaaaataataatatttgaatctAAAATTTTAGACGTTATACttattatgacaaaaaaaaataaagacattATACTTATCAATATTTTGGGATATTCATGTGCAATATTCTTCTCGTTACAAGGATTCCTAActcttaatttatatttatacacgaataagtaaaaaaaaaaaggaaaatataatTACACACGACCAAGAGAATCTAATGAACAATGTACAAACTTTAAATCATCATCAGTATCTGAATTTTGTTAGACATCCAGTCTATGAAATCGTATTTGATAAATATTCTAAAATAGAAAGACAGAAATATGAAGCAATACAAATTTATTAATGAAATACAACATTTTTGTGTCAATATTTTCTATTTAAGATACTTATCAAAGACAATCGAATTTCGGCATTTGCATGCAAGTCATTCATCAACCGAAAAGTCAGGCTCAGCTGGCTTCTGCACAGAGCTAACTACACCAGAATCTGACCTACTAACACTTTTCCTACCACTCATCATCACAGCCTTTGATGTTGGAGTCTCAGGCTCAGAAACTGTTAcataatcattattattattattaatatgattattattattattctcctTTGCTCTTAGTCCAGCAAGATCCTTTCTCTTCTTATGCCTTCTCCAAGCAGCTTGAATGAAACATGCAGCCCAAGTTCTCCATTGGTGTGAATAGAATCTGAACTTGTGCCTAAGTTGCTTACTATGCAGCCTTCTAAACTGAGATGCAACAAATTTAAGATCTTCAGCAATGAGTGCAAAAGCCTCAACTTCTGAGAAGGCCTTAACAGTTCTTGTTGAAGAAGGGAGAATAACACTGGGCCTTGGGTCCAAGGCCCAAGTTAGAAGCTCCTCCCCACAGAAATCACCAGGCCCAATACGGCATGAGTTGAAGAATCCAGCTCTGCCACCATTGGTTGTGTAAGAGTCAAGGTGCCCTCTTATTATGAACAGCATTTCATTCACTGGATCCCCTTCTCTTACAAGGTAAGTTCCTTCAGTGCATAATGCTGGTTTTAGTCTTTCACATATTGCATCTAGCATGCTCTCATCCATTTGGTCAAACAATGGTACCTGTTACAATAATTTCAttatcataatatatataaacttaTCAGCAATAACTATCATAATTATTGTAACCACTTACTCCTCGAACAAGGTCAAGACAAAGGTGGCGCTTGATGTCTCTACGAAGATCTAATGGAAGACCTTTGAGAAGAGCTTCTTCATCAACTCCCCTAGTAGCCATCCATTTGTATTGATCATATTTTCTCACAGATTGTCTAAGTTCTTGTGGTAGTTGCCTGTGATGCATCCATTGTTCTGTGTCTGTTCTTTTCACCCTCCACTCTTCTAACCGCACAGTAGTTGATTGCAGGTATGTCTACACAAATTTTGAGTGCTACATATTAGTACACCCTATATATTCAACTATAATGAATAATGTCCTTCACTTGCACTCATTACTTATAGTAATAATAATTACCTGCATATTACCAATGAGTAATGCAAAAAGAACCAATCCAAGTGTTGCAACAACAACGGCAACCATAATTTCTCCAACAAAAGTGCTAGTAAGAAGGCCTTGTCCCAATGAACTGTAGCATAAAATAGATATATCGATTTCGACAGTTATTTTGAAACGAGGAAACTCACATGCAGTTgtcttcacgtaaagttgatatttGAAAACCTAGATGATTGGATAAGTTTGAGTAAATCATCATCTAATAGTTTTTAACTCTCAACTTTACGAAAAAACAATTGCATGTAAGttttcacacaaaaaaaaaaatggttagtTATTACCTGAGATTCCTAAGGCCCCACCAAAGACAAAAGAAGTACTTGTTGAAGAATGATGAGGATGTAACTTGAGAAGTGACAGCATCAGCATATATACCAAACTGATAGAAGTTAGAATCTGGTGAGCAGAGGTTTGTGATGTTACTTGCTAGAAACCATAAGTCTCTTTTGGAATTTCCAACCCTGCGGCAGTCAAAGAATGCATATTCACAAAATGGCTTCTCAACATTGCATACATTTCTCCAACATGCTTCTTGCCTTTCTATTGACAGAAGGTACCAGCAAGCTCCTAAAATCTTCATGCAAtacaacaaaacaaacaaaagggTACGAGTTAGTTGAAACTATTTTCACCTAGCACATACCATAATGCTATTTAAACATCTAAAAATAAGACAAGAACTTACATGGCTTGCCAACATGTAAAGCATGAGGTTGTAAGCAGCACCAGCCCATGCTGTTTCTGTGACAACCCCAGTAGCACTTACAATTTGTGAAGAGAGTGGGAAAATCAAATATAGCCTTGGAACATACTGGAAGATGATGAAAAACCGAAGCACATTCTTTGTGTTTGCCATGGTTGAACCCCTAAGAGTTGGGATGATAATCCAAATTAGCACCTACAATAAATAAAAGATGAGTATTGACAGGTATTGAGTTAGGAGAAGGGATAATGATTGATTAAGGTAAGGTACCTGAGGAATAGGCAGGGCAGCAAGAAAGTCTAACCAAAATCCCTTGAAAAGGTACTTAACTGCAATCTTGGAAGTGTCTATGACAAGTTCACCTCTTCCAAAAACTCTTGAAGAAGGAGCTACATAAGCAGTGCGAAACTTGGCGAAAATCTGAATGACATAGAAGGCATCACCAACTGTTCTTATCAAAGTAAGGGCAACTTCAAGTGTTACTCCAATGTCAATGCACACTTCATCTTGAACCACTGGCAAGTAGAAGAACAAAGGGTCCACAAACAAAGACACCAAGCTTGCCACCAAGAAGATCTTGTTCCACCTGTGGATCGCTTGGCCACGAGGATCTaagattatttttcttcttttaactcTCTCATAATCCTCTGAGAACACTCTTGATAAAACTCTACCTTTCAAGAACTTATTCCCTGCCTTTTTGTTGGAACTAGCCTCTGCTATTTGTGTTCCATCAATGTGGTATTTGACCTTCATACCATTCTTACTTTCACTCTTGTTATTTGGTAGCTCCAGATCATCCTCAAATCTATATATAATGTATGAAAACTTTCGATTAGAGGCTTTGTAATATATTCATAAGGAAAGAAACTTGGAGTTATTGTATAGGGAACAAACCTTACAGATCTTGAATTACCAAAACCCATCTTCTCTTGAGTCTTTAGAACAATGAAGATACAGAATTTGGAgaagattctacaatttattaGTAGCTTATATTATAAACAAATAACATAAATCCATCATGTAAAGGAAGAGAACTTCCATATCTTTAGAAAACCTTTATTTTGGTATcatcataatttaaaaaatggaccTGAAAAGAGTGAAACCTGTATTATTATGGAAACAACACCAGTTGAAGTTCCAAAAGCAACATGAAAACAAGAGTATTTGCAGTAAGATTAAAGTATTAAGTAACCAAAAGCATGTAAATAagatgagaataaaaaataatagaatgaaTGAATGCACTTTACTTAAGGGAGATAAGTGAGATCCTCAAGAATTTGCATTTGCTTCTGGTGTAAgcaaaaactaactaattaaccatGTCACATTCAAATTCAACAAACTTATTAGCCTCTCATATATGCAGTAGTAGTGCCTGAAAGCTTGGTAGCTCTTCCTCCACCTTCTTTCTgaattgaaaaacagaaagacGGTTCATTTTGCAGAACAGAGAACACGCTTAGAATGAATGAAAATAATGAGAGTTTCTCTATCTGATTCTGACTTTAATTGTTTTACATAAAAATTGTGCCACATGTGGCACCAAAGCATCCCCGtacgttaattaattaattgatgtaGGCATGTAGCTAGCCATGTTATTATATTACGATGTTCATGCCAGAAAAAAATAATTCCACGCTTTTGTCAAACCATAATTATTTGCGTATATTGATGATTACCCTTCACTGTCTCGAGTATTATCCTTGTTATTATTCATATACTAATAATGTATATAACAATGCTATAACAAATAATATTGTTTATAACTTTTTAGCCGCAGAGAAGCGTTAGTGTGACTCGAAAAGGAAGAGCAATGAAAGTGAAAATGATGAAATTGAGATAAGTAATTAACATTTTGAAAGATCCGAGGAGGAGTTGACTGCGTTAGATACGCTGCTATTTGGAATCTTGACACGTGTTTCCTTCACTCTCACTCTCCATACCTCAGATGCATAATACAATCTcctattttatatgtataaaaaaaataattagtaataattaGTCTAATCTTCAATatgataatactaaaaaaaaataaaaaaactcaaatttattttattcaatatttattgtgctataattaataaatattaaattaaataattttaatttgttttagttaatttttttttatttctcaaacATTATTATATTCAATACATAGTTGACTGGGGTAGTAGCATGCATGTACTCATTTCCTTTCATTAGTCATTCTAGAGTtgagcttttcttttttttttaaatgaaaaaacatatatattaaaaGGATGAAATCTGAAATAAATTCTTAAATtctcaaattaattaaatagaatgaTAATGTTCCTGTGTGAGCTTCTGTTTATTCTCTAgttaaaaatatcaattttttctactttaattttagaCACAAATGGAATGTGATACAAAACAATTCAAAGTTTTAATATGTCTTCTTATTATTGATATCCACATAAAATGtttcaaattataataaatatcttATCATCATTATATACTTTGGTCTTAGGAATTTATCTATTGAAAATTGTTCATTTAAAAATCATAATATACAAATTCTTTGGCCTAGTTGTGTGAAACTGAAGTTtctatctccttttcttgtttttcttttttcccccTAAAAGCCCAAAAGAAAATAGCAACCATTTTAATAACATGACAAAGTAAATAAAGCAATGACAAATTCCTTGCCTCATTGAGAAGAGACACATATTGTTAGGGAAACTTTGAACAAAATGCTTGTTTCATATAAGTTAAATGATTTTTTGgagtaatattttatttaaaatagaaccatattaaattaactatttatctaataataatatcAGGCTTTTTCCAtggccaaaaaaaataaaaaattaaagaaatcaaTTTCGTAGGCCAATGAAATTCCAACAGCTAACAGCTTACAGCACAACATGAAGCCTCAAATTGTTTTCCTGTCGAGTGTCGGCACAACATTTCTACGGCCAGCACAGCAACACTCCataaccaaataaaataaaataaaagatttgaggTATAAACAATTTACACAGTGAAATCGTTCTATGATTATTCTATTGAATTGAACTTTGTGCATTGCATGACAGTATAGTTGGCTATTTGCTATTatattgatttatgaattatgatttatCCTATGGTTCTATTTAAATCCTCTATACTATAGCAACAAGAAAAAGATAAGTGTATTATTTATATGGAGAGTATAAAGGGTATGGAAACAAGGCTTGTGATAGCATTAAATGTGCAAGTGGCATTGGTTGTACCTTACAGAAGATCCATCTATCAAATTTGTTAACCCCAAAATACAGTGTGTATCCATACTCAGAGGACCCATCTCACAATGATTTTGGTTTCACACCTCTTCAGAACCATGTGGTTTTGGTTCAGAATTTgtatgactttaaaaattatacATTCAAATATAAATAAGTCCATAAAGTAGTATTATACTAGTATATAAAAGTTGTTATTTCTGATGAAGTAGAACACATATAAAGAAAAttctaagaaaaaaaaatgcaacaaGCTAAGAACTAGAGAGGAGGAGGCCCTGGTTCATAAAGAGGAGGGAAGCAGCAACTGAATAAACCACAGCAGCACAAAAACCATAAGCTGAAATGTAGAATAAAGCCAAACAAAACATGTTATAGGAGGATCAGTTCTAAGTTTGCATAACTCATTATCAAGCAAGGATAAGTGTTGTCTTACCATGTATCCAAGAATCCTCCATCAGGGGGAGCTTGACCTAGCAATGGTGTGCTTGGAGGAGGAGGATCCATCACCTACTTACAAGTTACAATAATGGTTTCTTCTcaacaaagaaaaagtaagcacAGTTGATAGGTTTCTTACCATCCTTTCCTCAAGTCTTACCTTCATCTACCATTCAAACTTTGGATTCAAAATACAGCTAACAAAATAGTGTTAAGTCTATCTATTTAAACACTTGAAAGCCAATCCTTATTCATTGGTTAAGACTAGCACTAgtggaaaagaaaaaacaaagaaatgtTGAGTGAAAATTGGGTACAAATAAATAGACCTAGCACTTATATCAGTACTACTGCTGAATTCAAATGCAAAATGCTTATTTCTATTGCTGAATGCTGATTGTTACAAGTTCATCACATCCAATTCTTCTACAAATAAAGTAGAACTGGAATCACAATTACCTATGCTTATCTTTTCTGTACAAGAATACAAGGAACATATTCAAAGTTCTTAGCTATAAACAACTCTTATGTGCTCTACATTACAAAGGAAAGTGAATGAATTTAGATCAGCACCCTTCTACATTCTTCAGTCTTCAGCATTCTGAACCTTTCTATGTTAATGTCATCAAGGAAAACGATTCGAACCGAGGTTCAGTTAGGTCTACCATTTCCTCTTCTGATGCATGCCAGCTCTCAGGAATTTTTGAAGTCAAGAGGATCAAACTCTCCATATACTTAGTTGAAAATGCATctacattttcattttcattcccAACAACATGAAGATTGTTTTCAGTATCTTGTGACATGAAATTACAATAAGCGAATCGGGCCGACGAAGAAGCTTGCCTTGCCTTCTCTGCATCCTCTGATTCCTTCACATGTCCAGATTAGAAAATAAGAAACATGATCAAACTAAATGCAGTTCAGAAATGTGGACAAGAGAGTGAAAGTGTGAACCTGAAAAAGGCTAAGTGGAATGCTTATTCTTCTTCTAGATTTTCCTGGGGAAATACTTGAAAGAATTTGAACAACCTCACTCATGGTTGGTCTTgtgtcaggatccaacagcaaacACTCTTTTGCTAAGTATGCCATTACCTTCACCTCTTCTTCTGGGAAGTTTCCTTTCAATCGCGGATCGATCAACTCTGTGATTAGTCTCCTGCTATCTTGCAAGAGAGGAGTGGCCTAAAACAGAAAGAATGTTACTATCAATGATGGTAAATTcaagataaaatatataataataatatcaacttAAGCATTACCCATATAACAAGGCTTTCTTCTCTGCCTGCTGATCTAAGGATTGGTTGCTGGCCACTGATAAGCTCAAGAAGAACCACACCAAAACTAAATACATCAGATTCAAGAGAAGCTCTCCCAACAATTGCATACTCGGGTGCGAAATACCCGAATGTGCCCTGCATTCTCTCTGGAGAGCCAGGACAACTGAGTATGTCATCAGCTATCAAGTTTTTAGCCATACCAAGATCAGTTATCTGCAATTCAGTCATATCAAAATCAACTTAATTAGAAGCATACTATAAATCATTAATGATTAACTATAAATTTGATACCAAACTCATACTTTTGCATGCCAATTTTCATCAAGAAGAATGTTGGTTGATTTGACATCTCTATGCAGAATTCTTGGAGCAGCTGCTTCATGGAGATACTCCAAACCCCTGGCAGCTCCCAATGCGATATTTACCCGAGTAGACCAACCCATGTTCTTTCCAAAAACTCCATCCAAACGGTCCCTCAAATTCCCATTAGGCATGTACTCAAACACTAGTAACCTATGAACATTTTTCCCTTTTAATTCTGAGCAGTATCCAAGCAATGGCACCAGATGACAATGATGAAGCCTAGACAATAGTTCAATCTGCAACAAGTGTTCCTTTAGTCttatttctgttttcttaaaTCTAGACACTATAGAACATGATTAGTTACAACCTCAGTGAAAAATTCAGTGTCTGCTTCAGGTCCTCCTTCATCTTTTAATCGCTTAACTGCCACGTTACTTCCATCTTTAAGTCGTCCGCGGTATACATAACTACATCCACCAAGTCCAATTATGTTGGAAGTTGAGAAGTTTCCAGTGGCATTTTCCAGCTCAGAGAACGAAAATCGAATGATACTTCCATGAAAAGTTTCTCTATGGCTCCCAAACAAGAAAGAGGCCTTCTGAAAGCATCCTATATATATAACACAGGAGGGGAAAAAAGGTTATTAATAACCAAAAGAGAAGCAGCAAAATATGAGAACTTCttcttgaatttgaatcaaagaacaGTACCTGCAATATGACTCACTGGAAAATGAATAGCAGCTTTTGTTTCTGGAACTGAAAATGTTCTATGACTAATTAAGTTGGAGGTACTATTGTAACTTGTTTCTTTATCTGATAAAACCATTGGTGATTGAATTGAACAGCTGTCTCTTCTGCA
This region of Arachis hypogaea cultivar Tifrunner chromosome 8, arahy.Tifrunner.gnm2.J5K5, whole genome shotgun sequence genomic DNA includes:
- the LOC112706807 gene encoding protein CNGC15c, which gives rise to MGFGNSRSVRFEDDLELPNNKSESKNGMKVKYHIDGTQIAEASSNKKAGNKFLKGRVLSRVFSEDYERVKRRKIILDPRGQAIHRWNKIFLVASLVSLFVDPLFFYLPVVQDEVCIDIGVTLEVALTLIRTVGDAFYVIQIFAKFRTAYVAPSSRVFGRGELVIDTSKIAVKYLFKGFWLDFLAALPIPQVLIWIIIPTLRGSTMANTKNVLRFFIIFQYVPRLYLIFPLSSQIVSATGVVTETAWAGAAYNLMLYMLASHILGACWYLLSIERQEACWRNVCNVEKPFCEYAFFDCRRVGNSKRDLWFLASNITNLCSPDSNFYQFGIYADAVTSQVTSSSFFNKYFFCLWWGLRNLSSLGQGLLTSTFVGEIMVAVVVATLGLVLFALLIGNMQTYLQSTTVRLEEWRVKRTDTEQWMHHRQLPQELRQSVRKYDQYKWMATRGVDEEALLKGLPLDLRRDIKRHLCLDLVRGVPLFDQMDESMLDAICERLKPALCTEGTYLVREGDPVNEMLFIIRGHLDSYTTNGGRAGFFNSCRIGPGDFCGEELLTWALDPRPSVILPSSTRTVKAFSEVEAFALIAEDLKFVASQFRRLHSKQLRHKFRFYSHQWRTWAACFIQAAWRRHKKRKDLAGLRAKENNNNNHINNNNNDYVTVSEPETPTSKAVMMSGRKSVSRSDSGVVSSVQKPAEPDFSVDE
- the LOC112706808 gene encoding receptor-like serine/threonine-protein kinase NCRK isoform X1, with amino-acid sequence MKSQLKVAAVLAISLLWIQHSFCADEPSETYLNKWKCRCSSFQRNHRYSLSNCSHSCDCHSDAEDSESSWTCICDTNGFPKVAAGGHSSSCFKSCNCTWGSKSVALGSKKHISTRTVIVVVLLICVVCSTLAFIASVLYYVCRRDSCSIQSPMVLSDKETSYNSTSNLISHRTFSVPETKAAIHFPVSHIAGCFQKASFLFGSHRETFHGSIIRFSFSELENATGNFSTSNIIGLGGCSYVYRGRLKDGSNVAVKRLKDEGGPEADTEFFTEIELLSRLHHCHLVPLLGYCSELKGKNVHRLLVFEYMPNGNLRDRLDGVFGKNMGWSTRVNIALGAARGLEYLHEAAAPRILHRDVKSTNILLDENWHAKITDLGMAKNLIADDILSCPGSPERMQGTFGYFAPEYAIVGRASLESDVFSFGVVLLELISGQQPILRSAGREESLVIWATPLLQDSRRLITELIDPRLKGNFPEEEVKVMAYLAKECLLLDPDTRPTMSEVVQILSSISPGKSRRRISIPLSLFQESEDAEKARQASSSARFAYCNFMSQDTENNLHVVGNENENVDAFSTKYMESLILLTSKIPESWHASEEEMVDLTEPRFESFSLMTLT
- the LOC112706808 gene encoding receptor-like serine/threonine-protein kinase NCRK isoform X2, translating into MKSQLKVAAVLAISLLWIQHSFCDEPSETYLNKWKCRCSSFQRNHRYSLSNCSHSCDCHSDAEDSESSWTCICDTNGFPKVAAGGHSSSCFKSCNCTWGSKSVALGSKKHISTRTVIVVVLLICVVCSTLAFIASVLYYVCRRDSCSIQSPMVLSDKETSYNSTSNLISHRTFSVPETKAAIHFPVSHIAGCFQKASFLFGSHRETFHGSIIRFSFSELENATGNFSTSNIIGLGGCSYVYRGRLKDGSNVAVKRLKDEGGPEADTEFFTEIELLSRLHHCHLVPLLGYCSELKGKNVHRLLVFEYMPNGNLRDRLDGVFGKNMGWSTRVNIALGAARGLEYLHEAAAPRILHRDVKSTNILLDENWHAKITDLGMAKNLIADDILSCPGSPERMQGTFGYFAPEYAIVGRASLESDVFSFGVVLLELISGQQPILRSAGREESLVIWATPLLQDSRRLITELIDPRLKGNFPEEEVKVMAYLAKECLLLDPDTRPTMSEVVQILSSISPGKSRRRISIPLSLFQESEDAEKARQASSSARFAYCNFMSQDTENNLHVVGNENENVDAFSTKYMESLILLTSKIPESWHASEEEMVDLTEPRFESFSLMTLT